GCTGCGGTCCGAGCGCCACGCCGCTGCCCGCCCGGCAGCCCGTGCGCCGCTCGATGCTGACGGTCGCGCAGGCCGAACCGGAGCGCATCGCCGTGGCCCGGCAGCAACTACGCGAACTGCTGCACGACTGGACCTGCGAGGACCAGGTCGACTCGGCCGTCCTGCTCGTCTCCGAGACCCTGACGAACGTCCTCGTCCACACCGACGCCGACGCGCTGCTGGTCGCCGAGGTCACCGGCGCGCCCGGTGAACGCCGGCTGCGCATCGAGGTCACCGACACCAGCGACGACCTCCCGCACATGCGCCGCCCCGGCGAGCTGGCCTCCTCCGGCCGCGGCCTGGTCCTCATCGAGCTGCTCGCCGACACCTGGGGGGTGGCGCCGCGGGGCGAGGGCAAGAGCATCTGGTTCGAGCTCTACGAACCGTCGGCGACGGTCTCGTAGCGCGTGCGCAGTTCGTGCAGGATCCCGAAGCCGGCCGCGGTCAGGGGCACGGCGAGCAGCATGCCGAGGATCCCGGCCACGGACGCCCCGGCCGTGATCGCGACCATGACCACCGCCGGATGCATCTGCACGGTCCGGCTCTGGATCACCGGCTGCAGCACATGCCCCTCCAGCACCTGCACCGCGAGCACCACGCCGAGCGCCCACAACGCGATGACGAACCCGCGGTCGGCGAGCGCGACCAGCACCGCGACCGCTCCGGAGAGGAAGGCGCCGAGATACGGGATGTACGCCCCGACGAAGACGAGGGCGCCCAGCCCGACCGCCCCCGGCACATCGAGGACGAGCAGCCCGACGGTGATGCACACGGCGTCGATGAAGGCGATGAACGTCGTCCCCCGCATGAACCCCTCGACGGCGCGGAAGGCCCGCCGGGCCATGGCCTCGAGGGTGTCGGCGCTGCCGCCCGGAGCGACGGACCGCAGGATGCCGACGGCCCGGTGGGAGTCCCGCAGGAAGAAGAAGACGAGCAGCAGCGCCAGCACCGCCATGGCGATGGTCTCGCCGACGACGCTCACCCCGCTGATGACATTGGAGGCAGCCGTCCCGCCGAACTTGGTGAGCAGCTCCTTCGCGTTGGCGGCGAGGTCGTCGAGCGAGGTCCCGGCCGCCCC
The window above is part of the Streptomyces sp. NBC_00425 genome. Proteins encoded here:
- a CDS encoding AI-2E family transporter gives rise to the protein MHLLPLPARRFAAWCAVVLLASGVGYVGIRLCAELRTAVTPVLLALLGTALLRPLHRRMVAAGVPRSLSAGITCVAVVAVVGGAVYIVVAALIDSGDQIVAALRSAGRSIADHFGAAGTSLDDLAANAKELLTKFGGTAASNVISGVSVVGETIAMAVLALLLVFFFLRDSHRAVGILRSVAPGGSADTLEAMARRAFRAVEGFMRGTTFIAFIDAVCITVGLLVLDVPGAVGLGALVFVGAYIPYLGAFLSGAVAVLVALADRGFVIALWALGVVLAVQVLEGHVLQPVIQSRTVQMHPAVVMVAITAGASVAGILGMLLAVPLTAAGFGILHELRTRYETVADGS